In Lacibacter sp. H407, a genomic segment contains:
- a CDS encoding fasciclin domain-containing protein translates to MKYVSFLAAGILSLTISCNSATEQQDAGTTDAAVSAAGQSAVQDDDSQKDVVKVAVGSKDHTTLVAALQAASYVDVLSNAGPFTVFAPTNAAFDLLPKGTLDDLLKPENKDKLRDILEYHVYVGVLKDALMGDGMKYGMANGQNITLGNKDGKMTVNGANIIATVPASNGIIYVTDAVLLPPAQ, encoded by the coding sequence ATGAAGTACGTTTCATTCCTGGCCGCCGGGATTCTTTCCCTCACTATTTCCTGCAATTCAGCAACCGAACAACAAGATGCCGGCACAACAGATGCTGCGGTAAGTGCTGCCGGCCAATCGGCGGTACAGGATGATGATTCGCAGAAAGATGTGGTGAAAGTAGCCGTTGGCAGTAAAGACCACACTACATTGGTTGCTGCACTACAAGCAGCTTCATATGTGGATGTATTGAGCAATGCCGGACCGTTTACCGTGTTTGCTCCTACCAATGCTGCATTCGATCTGTTGCCAAAAGGCACACTGGATGATTTGCTGAAACCGGAAAATAAAGACAAGCTTCGTGACATTCTCGAATACCATGTATATGTTGGTGTGTTGAAAGATGCACTGATGGGTGACGGTATGAAATACGGAATGGCAAACGGACAAAACATAACACTCGGTAATAAAGATGGAAAGATGACCGTGAATGGCGCCAACATTATTGCAACTGTTCCTGCATCGAACGGAATTATTTATGTAACCGATGCTGTTTTACTTCCTCCTGCTCAATAA
- a CDS encoding ABC transporter permease subunit — MRTIIKYVVLDLIRNRIIMAYTVFLLAMSLGIFNMDANSTKGIMSLMNLVLIFIPLVSIIFSTIYVYNSSEFIELLVAQPLKRKSLWLSIYFGLSLSMLLAFSVGVGIPVMIYDGTSAGLTLILSGVFQTLIFTGIALYASVRTRDKAKGIGVAVLLWFFFTLIYDAVVLLLLFQFSDYPLEKPMIALSMLNPVDLSRILLLLKLDISALMGYTGAVFSEFFGGGMGMLLSGFVLLLWTVLPVWASLRKFQSKDL, encoded by the coding sequence ATGCGTACCATTATCAAATATGTAGTGCTGGATCTCATCCGTAACCGGATCATCATGGCATACACTGTTTTTTTACTTGCTATGTCGCTCGGCATTTTTAATATGGATGCAAATTCCACCAAAGGCATTATGAGTTTAATGAACCTGGTGCTCATTTTTATTCCCCTTGTGAGTATTATTTTTTCAACCATCTATGTGTACAACTCATCGGAGTTTATTGAATTGCTGGTGGCGCAACCGTTAAAGCGAAAATCACTCTGGCTGAGTATTTATTTTGGACTTTCATTGTCGATGTTGCTGGCATTTTCAGTTGGCGTAGGTATTCCGGTAATGATCTACGATGGAACTTCAGCCGGTCTCACCCTTATTTTATCGGGTGTATTTCAAACACTCATCTTTACAGGTATTGCATTGTACGCTTCCGTAAGAACAAGAGATAAAGCAAAAGGCATTGGTGTGGCAGTATTGCTCTGGTTTTTCTTTACATTGATCTATGATGCAGTGGTATTGCTGTTGCTGTTTCAGTTCAGCGATTATCCCTTGGAAAAACCAATGATCGCACTCAGTATGCTCAATCCTGTTGATCTGTCAAGGATATTACTGTTACTCAAGCTCGATATCTCTGCATTAATGGGTTATACCGGTGCTGTGTTCAGTGAGTTTTTTGGTGGTGGAATGGGCATGTTGCTGTCTGGCTTTGTGTTGCTGCTGTGGACAGTGTTGCCGGTGTGGGCCTCGTTACGCAAATTTCAATCAAAGGATCTTTAA
- the lpxB gene encoding lipid-A-disaccharide synthase, whose translation MNYYIIAGEASGDLHGSNLIKELHKLDATANIRCWGGEKMQAAGATLVKHYRDLAFMGFVEVITNLRTIFQNLAFCKEDILEHKPDVLVLIDYPGFNLRIAKWAKENNIKVIYYISPQVWAWKENRVKMMKQCIDEMLVILPFEKEYYKNKWNWEVQYVGHPLIEEVERATHEPVTLTPGKQIDTAKKIIALLPGSRKQEILKKLPVMLEVSKAFTDYQFIVAKAPGLDASFYDELLQPFSNVSYVNNQTYALLQQSTAALVTSGTATLETALFAVPEVVCYKGNEISYQIAKRLINIKYISLVNLIMDQEVVKELIQHEMNVSNLGNELSNILPGSSKREEQLQHYQQLKEKLQAGGHASAKAAKAIVDFLQTK comes from the coding sequence ATGAACTATTACATTATAGCAGGAGAAGCAAGCGGCGATTTACACGGTAGTAATTTGATCAAAGAATTACATAAGCTTGATGCTACAGCAAATATCCGTTGCTGGGGTGGAGAAAAAATGCAGGCAGCCGGTGCTACATTGGTAAAGCATTACCGTGATCTGGCATTTATGGGTTTTGTAGAAGTGATCACAAACCTTCGCACCATTTTTCAGAATCTTGCATTTTGCAAAGAAGATATTCTGGAACATAAGCCTGATGTATTGGTATTGATCGATTACCCGGGATTCAATTTACGCATTGCCAAATGGGCAAAAGAAAATAATATCAAAGTGATCTATTATATTTCACCACAGGTATGGGCATGGAAAGAAAACAGGGTGAAGATGATGAAGCAATGCATTGATGAAATGCTGGTGATACTTCCATTCGAAAAAGAGTATTACAAAAACAAATGGAATTGGGAAGTACAATATGTTGGTCATCCATTGATCGAAGAAGTGGAGCGTGCCACACATGAACCGGTTACACTAACTCCCGGAAAACAAATTGATACCGCAAAAAAAATCATTGCATTATTACCCGGCAGCCGCAAGCAGGAAATATTAAAAAAACTACCGGTGATGCTGGAGGTGAGCAAAGCATTTACCGATTACCAATTCATTGTTGCAAAAGCACCCGGATTAGACGCTTCGTTTTACGATGAGTTATTGCAGCCGTTCAGTAATGTATCATATGTAAATAATCAAACCTATGCCTTGCTGCAACAATCAACTGCTGCATTGGTAACATCGGGCACCGCTACATTGGAAACAGCGTTGTTTGCAGTACCTGAAGTAGTTTGCTACAAAGGCAATGAGATCAGTTACCAGATCGCAAAACGATTGATCAACATCAAATACATTTCGTTGGTTAACCTCATCATGGATCAGGAAGTGGTGAAAGAATTAATTCAACATGAAATGAATGTGTCGAATCTTGGTAATGAACTCAGCAACATCTTACCCGGCTCTTCCAAACGTGAAGAACAATTACAACACTATCAGCAATTGAAAGAGAAATTACAAGCCGGCGGACATGCATCAGCAAAAGCAGCAAAAGCGATCGTTGATTTTCTACAGACAAAATAA
- a CDS encoding group III truncated hemoglobin, giving the protein MKKDIEVRDDVILLVNTFYDKVKPDETIGFFFNKVKQVDWEKHLPLMYDFWQNIIFHTGGYTGNPMRIHMNLHKQAPMKKEHFDRWLQLFTTTVDELFEGEKAEQTKQRALSIATVMQINIAQLPQQESIY; this is encoded by the coding sequence ATGAAAAAAGATATTGAGGTACGTGACGATGTAATACTGTTGGTGAATACATTTTACGATAAAGTAAAACCCGATGAAACCATTGGTTTCTTTTTCAATAAAGTAAAACAGGTTGATTGGGAAAAGCATCTGCCATTGATGTATGATTTCTGGCAGAATATTATTTTTCATACCGGTGGCTATACAGGTAATCCGATGCGTATTCACATGAACCTGCATAAACAAGCTCCGATGAAGAAAGAGCATTTCGATCGCTGGCTGCAGTTGTTTACAACAACAGTGGATGAATTATTTGAAGGCGAAAAAGCAGAACAAACAAAGCAACGGGCATTATCTATTGCTACAGTAATGCAGATCAATATTGCACAGTTGCCGCAACAGGAATCGATTTATTGA
- a CDS encoding XRE family transcriptional regulator, with protein sequence MAVANQNLKYLRKLRGWTQEEFAQKIGIKRSLVGAYEEERAEPNYDVLETVSDLFKVSIDDLLRKDLSETKGSYLAKRRMMKMASEHNVIHFVPVKAAAGYLNGYADPEFLDELNTFTLPMLSGGTYRAFEIVGDSMLPTPSGSVIVGEKVQNLDDVKNNNAYIILSKSEGVVYKRVLKSNRSKNKLTLVSDNPAYQPYNVNAEDVLEFWSAQMVLSRVNQGQRWDVTNLASLVSNLQDQVNNLKKKMN encoded by the coding sequence ATGGCCGTTGCCAATCAAAACCTCAAATACCTGCGCAAATTGCGTGGATGGACACAGGAAGAATTTGCACAAAAGATCGGTATCAAGCGTTCGCTTGTAGGTGCGTATGAAGAAGAACGTGCAGAGCCGAACTACGACGTGCTCGAAACCGTAAGTGATCTGTTCAAGGTAAGTATTGATGATCTGTTGCGGAAAGATCTCAGCGAAACAAAAGGCAGTTACCTCGCCAAGCGCCGTATGATGAAGATGGCCAGCGAACACAATGTGATCCATTTTGTTCCGGTAAAAGCCGCCGCCGGTTATCTCAACGGCTATGCCGATCCGGAATTTCTGGACGAACTCAACACCTTTACATTGCCCATGCTCAGTGGTGGCACCTACCGTGCCTTTGAAATTGTGGGGGATAGTATGTTGCCAACGCCCAGCGGCAGTGTAATTGTAGGAGAAAAAGTACAGAACCTCGATGATGTAAAGAATAACAATGCGTACATCATTCTCAGCAAATCGGAAGGGGTAGTGTACAAGCGTGTATTAAAAAGTAATCGAAGCAAAAATAAACTCACATTGGTGAGCGATAATCCTGCTTATCAACCATACAATGTAAATGCCGAAGATGTGTTGGAATTCTGGAGTGCACAAATGGTGTTGAGCCGTGTAAATCAGGGACAGCGCTGGGATGTAACCAATCTTGCATCGTTAGTGAGTAACCTGCAGGATCAGGTAAACAATCTGAAAAAGAAAATGAATTAA
- a CDS encoding histone deacetylase family protein, whose translation MLKYELIPEQLMHEGSITAANLFAPTVCADEIVLLTHTEEYLTKLKQQTLSAKEQRHIGFPQSHELTERELIITQGTIDCCMYALKNGVAMNIAGGTHHAFADRGEGFCLLNDFATAANYLLHQKLAKQILIIDLDVHQGNGTAKIFENNSKVFTFSMHGAHNYPFHKETSDLDIGLKDGTDDSIYLPLLENTLNMLIEKVKPDFAFYLSGVDILDTDKFGKLKVSMQGCKQRDEMVFTKLQQHNIPCTVAMGGGYSADVKIIVEAHCNTFRLAKDIYGLN comes from the coding sequence ATGTTGAAATATGAGCTGATACCCGAACAACTGATGCATGAAGGAAGTATAACTGCTGCTAATCTTTTTGCACCAACAGTTTGTGCTGATGAAATTGTATTGCTTACACATACAGAAGAATATCTCACCAAACTGAAACAACAAACCCTTTCAGCAAAAGAGCAACGACATATCGGCTTTCCTCAATCGCATGAACTAACAGAACGGGAACTCATCATTACGCAGGGAACGATTGATTGTTGTATGTATGCATTGAAAAACGGAGTGGCCATGAATATAGCAGGTGGTACGCATCATGCATTTGCTGACAGAGGCGAAGGGTTTTGTCTGTTAAATGATTTTGCAACGGCAGCCAATTATTTGCTGCATCAAAAGCTGGCGAAGCAAATACTTATCATTGATCTGGATGTACACCAGGGAAACGGTACAGCAAAAATCTTTGAAAATAACAGCAAGGTGTTTACGTTCAGTATGCATGGTGCTCACAACTATCCTTTTCATAAAGAAACCAGTGATCTTGACATTGGATTGAAAGATGGTACTGACGACAGCATCTATCTTCCACTGCTGGAAAACACATTGAACATGCTGATCGAAAAAGTAAAACCTGATTTTGCTTTTTATTTATCCGGTGTTGATATTCTTGATACGGATAAATTCGGCAAACTGAAAGTGAGTATGCAGGGTTGCAAACAGCGTGATGAAATGGTGTTTACGAAACTGCAACAACACAATATCCCTTGTACTGTTGCAATGGGTGGCGGTTATTCAGCCGATGTAAAAATTATTGTGGAAGCACATTGCAATACGTTCCGGTTGGCGAAAGATATTTACGGTTTGAATTAA
- a CDS encoding DUF6728 family protein, translating to MGVLRQMAEYLYLKKPDPNQQKSDWMKYMHGINRISIFVFLFAMLVMLFRWVILPLFK from the coding sequence ATGGGTGTCCTCCGTCAAATGGCCGAATATTTATACTTGAAAAAGCCAGATCCCAATCAACAGAAATCGGACTGGATGAAATACATGCACGGCATCAACCGAATTTCTATTTTTGTATTTCTGTTTGCGATGCTGGTGATGTTGTTTCGCTGGGTAATTCTTCCGTTATTTAAATAA
- a CDS encoding toxin-antitoxin system YwqK family antitoxin, translating into MIQKPIFTLLALVVGLFSNAQLKVHASGNPPMHPVDISVFTFGKSLFSSYPFQLQSEGKITGETSNGAHFTGIVKKGKLNGAWQSAYANGQPMDQGQLVKGIPNGEWKVWNSAGQLIAVRTYNADLFHRIKREVSLNHPKLYTYAITARYKKEGRDAVKFLHAGSSFIQQRKMRTTDLQELVSANNSDPEHYHPVFNECLHHGLYLNYFDNGITKDSGYYKNGLRDGVWMHRTTDGVWKGAYKNGERISQWKLYNEAGKLRLIIFYNRNGVEESRKKIA; encoded by the coding sequence ATGATACAAAAACCAATCTTCACATTACTTGCATTGGTAGTAGGATTGTTTTCCAATGCGCAGCTCAAAGTCCATGCATCCGGTAATCCACCCATGCATCCCGTCGACATTTCTGTATTTACCTTTGGCAAATCCTTGTTTTCTTCTTACCCGTTTCAACTGCAGAGCGAAGGAAAAATTACAGGCGAAACCTCCAACGGTGCACATTTTACAGGTATCGTAAAAAAAGGGAAGTTAAACGGTGCCTGGCAAAGTGCGTATGCCAACGGACAACCGATGGATCAGGGACAACTTGTAAAAGGTATTCCCAATGGCGAGTGGAAAGTATGGAACAGTGCCGGACAACTCATCGCTGTGCGTACTTACAATGCCGATCTGTTTCATCGCATCAAACGGGAAGTAAGTTTGAATCATCCAAAACTTTATACCTACGCTATCACCGCACGTTATAAAAAAGAAGGCAGAGATGCGGTAAAGTTTTTACACGCCGGCTCTTCGTTTATTCAACAACGCAAAATGCGGACGACCGATCTGCAGGAACTCGTATCGGCCAACAACAGCGATCCGGAACACTACCATCCTGTATTCAACGAATGTCTGCATCATGGTTTATACCTCAACTATTTTGATAACGGCATTACAAAAGATTCCGGTTATTATAAGAACGGATTACGTGATGGCGTGTGGATGCACCGTACAACAGATGGTGTGTGGAAAGGTGCTTATAAAAACGGCGAACGCATCAGCCAGTGGAAATTATACAATGAAGCCGGTAAACTCCGCTTGATCATTTTCTACAATCGAAATGGTGTGGAAGAAAGCAGGAAGAAAATTGCGTGA
- the surE gene encoding 5'/3'-nucleotidase SurE, whose amino-acid sequence MAKAKKTKEQPIILITNDDGITAPGIRNLVEAVKDLGKIVVVAPDKPQSGMGHAITIGSPLRLQKVHLMDDVETWQCSGTPVDCVKLAVDKVLHRKPDLCLSGINHGANHSINVIYSGTMSAAIEASIESIPSIGFSLLNYSMEADFTAAKKYARLLVEQLLKRKLDKHFCLNVNFPNVDVSLIKGVKVCRQAYAKYVEDFNERKDPSGKNYYWLTGEFKNFDKGKDTDVWALEHNFVSVVPVQFDLTNYQLKEDLETKLKF is encoded by the coding sequence ATGGCTAAAGCAAAAAAAACAAAAGAACAACCCATCATCCTCATTACAAACGACGATGGTATAACAGCACCCGGCATCCGCAACCTGGTGGAAGCAGTAAAAGATCTTGGAAAAATAGTAGTAGTGGCGCCGGATAAACCGCAGAGTGGAATGGGGCATGCGATCACCATTGGTTCGCCGCTCCGGTTGCAAAAAGTACACCTGATGGATGATGTGGAAACCTGGCAATGCAGCGGTACACCTGTTGATTGTGTGAAACTGGCGGTAGACAAAGTACTGCATCGCAAACCCGATCTTTGTTTGAGTGGCATCAACCACGGTGCCAACCACAGCATCAATGTAATTTACAGCGGTACGATGAGTGCGGCCATTGAAGCAAGCATTGAGAGTATTCCGTCGATTGGTTTTTCGCTGCTCAATTACAGTATGGAAGCCGATTTTACCGCCGCAAAAAAATATGCCCGCTTACTGGTGGAGCAATTACTGAAACGAAAACTGGATAAGCATTTTTGTTTGAATGTGAACTTCCCGAATGTAGATGTGAGCCTGATCAAAGGTGTAAAGGTTTGCCGGCAGGCGTATGCCAAGTATGTGGAAGATTTCAACGAGCGGAAAGACCCTTCGGGAAAAAACTATTACTGGCTTACCGGCGAATTTAAAAACTTCGATAAAGGAAAAGATACCGATGTTTGGGCGCTGGAACACAATTTTGTAAGTGTAGTTCCCGTTCAATTCGACCTCACCAACTATCAATTAAAAGAGGATTTAGAAACCAAACTCAAATTCTGA
- the pdeM gene encoding ligase-associated DNA damage response endonuclease PdeM, whose amino-acid sequence MTQQPVRFQLQQQTLWLSPESCLFWEEEKRLIVSDIHFGKSGHFRKEGIGIPQTAFKEDLQRLVAQVQFFQPKELIVVGDFFHSHMNNEIRLFEKWRKDISHLPIHLVRGNHDILNDQWYAANEISIQEGTMDLHPFQFTHEPPVTKKTASSEQPYLFTGHIHPGIRIEGFAKQSLRFPCFYFGEEYAVLPAFGRFTGTHALKPKKKDKVFAIVNKSIIELQ is encoded by the coding sequence ATGACACAGCAGCCCGTTCGCTTTCAACTACAGCAACAAACGCTCTGGCTTTCGCCGGAGAGCTGCCTGTTTTGGGAAGAGGAAAAACGGTTGATCGTGTCGGATATTCATTTTGGCAAAAGTGGCCACTTCCGGAAAGAAGGGATAGGCATTCCGCAAACTGCTTTTAAAGAAGACCTGCAGCGATTGGTCGCACAGGTTCAGTTCTTTCAACCAAAAGAGTTGATTGTAGTTGGCGATTTTTTTCACAGCCATATGAACAATGAAATACGGTTGTTTGAAAAATGGCGGAAAGACATTTCGCACCTGCCGATTCATTTGGTGAGAGGCAATCATGACATCTTGAATGATCAATGGTATGCTGCCAACGAAATTTCCATACAGGAAGGAACGATGGATCTGCATCCGTTTCAGTTTACACACGAACCTCCCGTTACAAAAAAAACCGCATCATCTGAGCAACCGTATCTCTTTACCGGTCACATACATCCGGGTATACGGATCGAAGGTTTTGCAAAACAATCGTTGCGTTTCCCGTGTTTTTATTTTGGTGAAGAGTATGCGGTGCTGCCTGCCTTTGGGCGTTTCACAGGCACACATGCACTAAAGCCAAAGAAGAAAGACAAAGTGTTTGCGATAGTCAATAAAAGCATCATTGAATTACAATGA
- a CDS encoding cupin domain-containing protein: MHNGNISDHVHFEKTTKAALYKDERLHILLLNLPEGEELKPHVSKTDAYCIVQKGECEFMLRGVAHRLKKGDLFSFKANEPHSVKAITDFSMLIIK, from the coding sequence ATGCATAACGGAAATATCAGCGATCATGTTCATTTTGAAAAAACAACAAAGGCCGCACTTTATAAAGATGAGCGGTTGCATATACTGCTATTGAATCTTCCGGAAGGAGAGGAGTTGAAACCGCATGTGTCAAAAACAGATGCATATTGCATTGTGCAGAAAGGCGAATGTGAGTTCATGTTACGTGGCGTGGCGCACCGGTTAAAAAAAGGTGATCTGTTTTCGTTTAAAGCAAATGAACCACATTCGGTGAAAGCAATTACAGATTTCAGTATGTTAATTATAAAATAA
- a CDS encoding DUF5916 domain-containing protein yields the protein MRKSILSFVLLLATISLFAGNEPERSLQASKVLQAPKLDGILDEAIWQNAPVAENFVVNSPNYGEASAHRTKVYVVYDNSNIYIGAYLYDDPSKVRTQLTARDKESQQDIDYFSVFFDTYNDDQNGFQFVVTSRNVQSDGRLSPNRSSQFGPPSDYSWDAVWESKVTMHEDGWVVEMKIPYFSLRFAKKEKQDWGLNFQRYVRRSNESSYWNNINPNENGFVNQFGRLNGLENLEPPLRLSFLPYVTAGYRTTPTSQGRVNEFLRNGGMDVKYGVNESFTLDMTLIPDFGQVISDNVINNLSPFEVQFQENRPFFTEGTEIFNKAGLFYSRRVGATPSGYYNARSKGSTDSTRILSNPGVVQLLNATKFSGRTKQKLGIGVFNAIAAPMFAEIENTNTKTVERIQTEPFTNYNLIVLDQALKGRSSITLTNANVTRNGAGRDANVTGLDLFLFDKTNQYGFQGKFDYSKIMGPNPYSGFKSVLSVGKVSGKIQYNFLSNVESDRYDPNDLGFLGAPNKVNHQVRISYNQLTPTDKFNSYNFSLTVRHEMLYKPFVFTNIQYNAGSFWFFKNFWDLSLNATYQPLWQKNYFELRTPGRFMRQVPWGFMRLNGSTDSRKRLFARVTLGFAESVDIKNDPYIIVHPGMRYRFSDRLSLDIDWNYMDDRGQFGYAFMRETNGEPIIGRRRKTDVTTLISGIYNFTSRMNVTLRARHYWSRVKYASFYNVSEDGWYIDRAFIPGQDQNFNVWNMDVFYTWDFNYGSRFIIGWKNWLANDFPIDGDRHKNYWSNAGRVLFTPQGNEFTARMIFFIDSQKLRKKRSQL from the coding sequence ATGAGAAAATCGATCCTGTCCTTTGTATTGCTGCTTGCCACCATTTCTTTGTTTGCCGGTAATGAGCCGGAGCGTTCGCTTCAGGCCAGTAAAGTGTTACAAGCTCCCAAATTAGATGGCATACTCGATGAGGCCATCTGGCAAAATGCACCCGTAGCTGAAAATTTTGTTGTCAACAGCCCCAATTATGGCGAAGCGTCTGCGCATCGCACCAAAGTATATGTGGTGTACGATAACAGCAATATTTACATCGGTGCTTATTTGTACGATGATCCATCCAAAGTGCGTACACAGTTAACAGCCCGTGATAAAGAAAGCCAGCAGGATATCGATTATTTTTCTGTTTTCTTTGATACATACAATGATGATCAGAATGGATTTCAATTTGTGGTAACCAGCAGAAATGTACAGAGCGATGGACGTTTAAGTCCTAACCGTTCCTCGCAATTTGGTCCGCCGAGTGATTACAGTTGGGATGCAGTGTGGGAAAGCAAAGTAACCATGCACGAAGATGGCTGGGTGGTTGAAATGAAAATTCCCTACTTCTCACTTCGCTTCGCAAAAAAAGAAAAACAGGATTGGGGGTTGAATTTTCAACGTTATGTACGCAGAAGCAATGAAAGTTCGTATTGGAACAACATCAACCCCAATGAAAATGGTTTTGTAAATCAATTCGGCCGGTTGAATGGATTAGAAAATCTTGAACCACCACTTCGGTTATCCTTTCTTCCATACGTTACGGCCGGTTACAGAACTACACCTACATCGCAGGGAAGAGTGAATGAATTTCTACGCAATGGTGGTATGGATGTAAAGTATGGTGTGAATGAAAGTTTTACATTGGACATGACCCTGATCCCCGATTTCGGCCAAGTGATCAGCGATAACGTCATCAACAATCTTTCTCCTTTTGAAGTACAGTTCCAGGAGAACCGTCCCTTCTTCACCGAAGGAACGGAGATCTTCAATAAAGCCGGTTTGTTTTATTCGAGAAGAGTAGGAGCTACCCCATCCGGTTATTACAATGCAAGAAGTAAAGGTTCAACTGACAGTACACGAATTCTTTCCAATCCCGGTGTAGTGCAATTGTTGAACGCAACAAAATTTTCCGGACGTACCAAACAGAAACTGGGCATCGGTGTGTTCAATGCAATTGCTGCACCCATGTTTGCAGAAATTGAAAATACCAATACCAAAACAGTTGAACGTATCCAGACGGAACCGTTTACAAACTATAATCTTATTGTATTGGACCAGGCATTGAAAGGGCGTTCGTCGATAACACTCACCAATGCAAATGTTACACGGAATGGTGCGGGCAGAGATGCAAATGTTACCGGGCTTGATCTGTTTCTGTTTGATAAAACCAATCAATATGGTTTCCAGGGAAAGTTTGATTACAGTAAGATCATGGGGCCCAATCCGTACAGTGGATTTAAAAGTGTATTGAGTGTTGGAAAAGTAAGTGGTAAAATTCAGTATAACTTCTTAAGTAATGTAGAGAGTGATCGTTATGATCCAAACGATCTTGGTTTTCTTGGTGCGCCGAATAAAGTGAACCATCAGGTACGCATCAGTTATAATCAATTAACACCAACGGATAAATTCAACTCGTACAATTTCAGTTTAACTGTACGTCACGAAATGTTGTATAAACCGTTTGTGTTTACAAATATTCAGTACAATGCCGGATCGTTTTGGTTCTTTAAAAATTTCTGGGATCTGAGTTTGAATGCAACTTATCAACCACTGTGGCAAAAAAATTATTTCGAATTACGCACACCCGGTCGGTTTATGCGACAGGTGCCTTGGGGTTTTATGCGGTTGAATGGAAGTACCGACAGCCGCAAGCGTTTGTTTGCACGGGTAACGCTTGGTTTTGCTGAATCAGTTGATATCAAAAATGATCCGTACATCATTGTTCATCCGGGTATGCGTTATCGTTTCAGTGACCGGTTGAGTCTGGATATTGATTGGAATTATATGGACGATCGTGGACAGTTTGGCTATGCATTTATGCGTGAAACAAACGGCGAACCAATTATTGGAAGAAGAAGGAAGACAGATGTAACCACACTCATCAGTGGTATTTATAATTTCACCAGCCGCATGAATGTTACGTTGCGTGCACGCCATTACTGGAGCCGTGTTAAGTATGCCAGCTTCTACAATGTGAGTGAGGACGGTTGGTATATTGATCGGGCATTTATTCCGGGGCAGGATCAAAATTTCAACGTGTGGAATATGGATGTGTTCTATACCTGGGATTTCAATTACGGCAGCCGTTTTATTATTGGTTGGAAAAACTGGCTGGCAAATGATTTCCCAATTGATGGCGATCGACATAAAAACTACTGGAGCAATGCAGGTCGTGTTTTGTTTACACCACAGGGAAATGAATTTACTGCACGTATGATCTTCTTTATTGATTCGCAAAAGTTGAGGAAGAAGAGAAGTCAGTTGTGA